Sequence from the Anaerobaca lacustris genome:
TTCGTTCGGCCGATCGCGTAGACCGCGTCCACTCACCGGCACATCCCGCTGGAGCACCTGCACGTACAGTTTGCCGTCGAGCAGCGTCGGACTGCTGGCGAACGTCCAGAGAAACGCAAAAGTGCCGTAGTCCTTCTGGATGTTCCGCGCCCAGAGGCGGCGGCCCTCGAAATCGAAACCAATGAGGTCGCCGGTCGAGTAGAAGAAGATCACGCGCTCGCCGTCGGTCACCGGTGACGGGGCGCCGTACGTGCTGCGCCGGTCTCTGTGCGTTTCGTCGGCGATATCGTGCTGCCAGAGGCGTTCGCCGCTGGTCCGGTTCAGACAGATCGCAACCAGTTTGTCTCTCTCGGCGTCGACGCTGCTTATGAAGATCCGGTCGCCCCAGATGACAGGCGTCGCGGCCGAGGAGCCCGGAAGCTCCGCCCGCCAGGCGATCTGCTCGGTCCGGGTCCAAGCCGAGGGAAGGTTGGTTTCCTCGGTCGAGCCGTTGAAGTGCGGGCCGCGCCAATGGGGCCAATCTCCCGCCTGCGTCACGGATACGCATGTCAGCAGCAGCATGAGGGTGCGGAATTTCACAGTGTGACCTCCTTTCTCTCGTACGATAGGGCAAGACAGCAACGAATCCACAGAGAAGATGCGGACAGACACGAAGACGCGTCCTTGCCACGCCATACTCTCGGAATAGGCAGACTGTTCATTTCTTCTGAAATCGGATACTCTGAGGCACTGCAACCGGCCTTCGGCTTGCGCTGTTCGGCGCGATGGCGGCGGCCGGACCGCATACAATCAAGCAGAGAAAGGAATCCAATGACCGCCTACAGCGTGTCGCCCACGACCGGGCTGCCGGGCCTGGACCAGAGGCTCAACGGCATTCTGCCCGGCGACAACATCGTCTGGCAGATCGACGCCATCGAGGACTACATGGCGATGGTCGCACCATACTGCGAGGCGGGCCTTAAGTCGGGTCGAAGGATGGTCTACTTCCGGTTCGCCAGTCATCCGCCGGTGGTCCCGGAGGGCTGCCGGGTGGAGTTGCACGAACTGGACCCTGCCGACGGCTTCGAGACGTTCATCGCGGAGATCCACGCGGTGATCGAAAGCACGGGGCGGGGGGCCCTGTACGTATTCGACTGCCTGTCGGAACTGGCCGCCGATTGGTATTCCGACTCGATGCTCGGCAATTTCTTCATGCTCACGTGCCCCTACCTTTACGACCTCGAGACCGTGACGTACTTCGCGCTGTTTCGCAACTACCACAGCGCCCAGGCGATCCGGCCCATCCTGGACACGACGCAGTTGTTCCTGGAGTTGTACCGCCACGACGGGACCCTCTACGTCCACCCGCTCAAAGTGCAGTTTCGCTACTCGGGTACGATGAACCTCCTGCACGGACAGGATGGGGACCAGTTCAAGCCCGTGACGTCGAGCGTGCTGATCTCGCGCATCCTTTCGTCGGTCAACTGGTCCGATCTGCACACCGACGTTCGTCTGGGGTTCTGGGAGCGCGAGTTCGACAGGGCCCGCAAGGTCCTGGACGCCGTCAAGGCCGGCCGGTGTTCGCCTGAAGAAGAGCGCGAGATGTTCGAGCACCTCAGCCGCATGGTGATCTCCCGCGATCCGGGCATACTGCGACTCGTAAGCCGCTATCTCTGCCTCGAAGACGTTCTGAGCATCTGGAAGCGCATGATCGGCTCCGGGCTGATCGGCGGCAAGACGGTCGGCATGCTCATCGCCCGCAAGATCCTTCAACGGCATTCGCCGCATTTCGCCGAGCTTCTCGAAGAGCACGACTCCTTCTACGTCGGCTCCGATGTGTTCTACACCTATCTGGTCCGCAACGGGGTGTGGTGGTTGCGGCAGCGGCAGCGGGACCCCGACCGGCTTCTCGAGGGCGCCGTGCAGGCCCGCCAGAGGATCCTCACGGGGCAGTTCCCCGAAGACATCCGAACGCAATTCGAGCAGATGCTCGACTACTTCGGGCAGTCGCCCGTGATCGTTCGTTCCAGCTCGCTGCTCGAGGACAATTACGGCAACTCGTTTGCGGGCAAATACGAGAGCGTGTTCTGCCCCAACCAGGGGCCGCGGGAGCGTCGCCTGGAAGACTTCCTCTCGGCGGTGCGGACGATCTACGCCAGCACCATGAGCGAGAAGGCGCTGCTGTACCGAGAGCAGCGCGGCCTGCTGAATCACGACGAGCAGATGGCCCTTCTGGTCATGCGGGTTTCCGGGGCCATGCACGGTCGCCACTATTATCCGCACGCGGCGGGGGTGGCGTTCTCGTTCAATCCGTACGTTTGGCACGAGAAGATCGACCCGAAGGCCGGGGTGGTGCGGCTGGTCTTCGGACTGGGCACGAGAGCCGTGGACCGCTCGGACGACGACTACACGCGGGTCGTCGCGCTCAATGCGCCGCAGACGCGACCGGAATCCAATTTCGACGAGGTTCGGCAATGCGCGCAACGGCGGGTCGACTACCTCGATCTGCAGGCCAACCGGCTGGCGTCCGGCCACTTCCTGGACCTCGTGGCCGATGCGACCGACGTACCGGTGCAGATGTTCGCCTCCAGCGACCAGTTTCTCAGCACCGGCGCCGGACGCCGCACGGACAAGGCCTGGGTGCTGACGTTCGATGCGCTGCTATCCCAGACGGACTTCGTCAAGGATATGCGCGAGATCCTGCGCACGCTGCACCAGGCGTACGAGCACGCCGTCGATGTGGAGTTCACCTTGAACTTCGTGGACGATACGTCTTACCGGATTCACGTGGTGCAGTGCCGGCCTCTCGGAATCAAAGGTGCCGAGGCGCCGAGGCCGCCGGCCATGCAGGTCGGCCCGAGCGACGTAATCATCGAGGCGGCCGGCGCCGTGATTGGCCAAAGCCGCCGGATTCGAATCGAGCGGTTCGTGTACGTGGTTCCCGCAGCCTACGGCCAACTTGCGCTACAGGATCGATATGAAGTGGCCCGGCTCATCGGCAGGATCAACCGAGCGCCCCAGGGCTCCCTCGCACCCTGCACCGTGCTGCTGGGACCGGGCCGCTGGGGCACGAGCGACCCGTTTCTCGGCATTCCCGTCGCGTTCGCCGAGATCAACCGCGTCTCGGTGCTCTGCGAGATCGTGGCCATGCGGGAGCACCTAGTCCCCGATGTCTCCCTCGGAACACATTTTCTCAACGAACTGGTGGAGACGGAGATGCTGTACCTGGCCATGTTTCCACAGCAAGGCAACAACTCCCTGCGCGCCGAGTTGTTCGAGAAATCGCCCAACCGGCTCGTCGAACTGGTGCCGGGCGCCGACCGATGGACCGACGCCATCCAGGTCGTCGATGCCTCGGACATCGCGGGAGACGACCGCGCGGTCTTTCTCGACGCCGATGCCTTCACGCAGAAGGTCGTCTGCTACTTCCAGCCCCTGAAACGATAGCGATCAATCGTGGCCTGCCTCGCCGCTATGGATTGACGCTGTGGGCGTAGCTGTGCGAGCTGCTGGAGCTGCCCGGAGCGATCGAGACGCCGGAGGTCTCGGCTGTGGCGCTGGTGCCCGGTCCACTTGCCGTTGCGGTGCTCGTGGACGTCGATGACGTCGCAACGCCGCCCCACGGCCAGCACCAGTAGGGCCAACTCGGCCAGCAGCCAGGATAATACACCGGAGGCTGCTGATTGCCCCCGCCACAGGAACTGGGATTTCCGCCGCACAGCGCATTGCTGCCGCTGATTACGGCTCCGCCGGCATTGATCACCGTGTGCTGCACGCCGATGTGGACACCGATGTCCGCTCCTGCCGCACCCGGCAGGAGCACCCTGCCGACCGTCTGACCGCCGACCATGCCGATGCCGCCGGCCGACGAGGCCGTCAGGATGGCGCCCCAACTCGTACTGCTGACTGCCACGACCACCAGAAACGCCCAAACGGTCTTCTTCATACGTTACCTCCCTGCAAGAATTCGTTCACCCAACGCGGCCGACTCCATTTCGACAGACCTATGCCCTTCAAAGGCACCCCGGGGATCGAAAATCAGCCTTTCAACGACCGCGATCCTCCGTTGCCGAGGCCGGCGAGCCGAAGCGCTGATGCGAAGGCATGCTCGTTCGAAGGGACCCTCACTCCGTATCCCTGCCCGACGAGAATCCACCATCCGGCTCCATCCGGCAATGCGCTACTCCATACACGCAACGTCGCTGTTTGTCAAGAGAAAAGAGGCAAGGCAGGAAAGATAATGCGGACAGCGTGACGGCCATTGAAGCGGCAAAGCAGAAAATCACCCTCCCCCGTGTCGGGGAAGAACCCTCCATCGGCAGCAGCATTCCCGTCACGTATGCTGCGCACTGTTGCCGGCGGGACAGCCGAACGCCTGCAACGGTGAAATCCGGTCGAGTTATTGCATAGTACACGGCCAGGGACAGCAGGGCCATGATGGGGGCCAGTAGGGCGAACCACAGGGATCGCCGCACGAGACTTTGAAAAATGCCGAACCCATGGCGCCAACCCGGGGCCTCGACGGCCAGCAATCACTGCTACACTCCACATGAATCCTGGCAATCACGGAATAGGTTCCCGGGCACAGAGCAACAGAAACCTCTTCGTCCACCATCGTGCAACCGCCACATTCGCAGTCCTGGCAACTGAGGTAGATGTCAACCACGACCATGTTGCCACGGACACAAACGTCGGGGTCATCCACAACCACACAGTTGTACGGGATGCACGCCCGCACGTTGATCGTCGCCGGCTCGCAGCTCACCGCGCAAGCCGGCGGCGTCACGCATGCGAACGCCCCCCACGTGGTCGTGCTGAGGCTCAATATGATCAGGAACAACAATGCGTGCTTCTTCATAGGTCACCTCCATGTTCATCAGTGTTTGGTCCACTTCACTCGGCCCTTCCC
This genomic interval carries:
- a CDS encoding PEP/pyruvate-binding domain-containing protein is translated as MTAYSVSPTTGLPGLDQRLNGILPGDNIVWQIDAIEDYMAMVAPYCEAGLKSGRRMVYFRFASHPPVVPEGCRVELHELDPADGFETFIAEIHAVIESTGRGALYVFDCLSELAADWYSDSMLGNFFMLTCPYLYDLETVTYFALFRNYHSAQAIRPILDTTQLFLELYRHDGTLYVHPLKVQFRYSGTMNLLHGQDGDQFKPVTSSVLISRILSSVNWSDLHTDVRLGFWEREFDRARKVLDAVKAGRCSPEEEREMFEHLSRMVISRDPGILRLVSRYLCLEDVLSIWKRMIGSGLIGGKTVGMLIARKILQRHSPHFAELLEEHDSFYVGSDVFYTYLVRNGVWWLRQRQRDPDRLLEGAVQARQRILTGQFPEDIRTQFEQMLDYFGQSPVIVRSSSLLEDNYGNSFAGKYESVFCPNQGPRERRLEDFLSAVRTIYASTMSEKALLYREQRGLLNHDEQMALLVMRVSGAMHGRHYYPHAAGVAFSFNPYVWHEKIDPKAGVVRLVFGLGTRAVDRSDDDYTRVVALNAPQTRPESNFDEVRQCAQRRVDYLDLQANRLASGHFLDLVADATDVPVQMFASSDQFLSTGAGRRTDKAWVLTFDALLSQTDFVKDMREILRTLHQAYEHAVDVEFTLNFVDDTSYRIHVVQCRPLGIKGAEAPRPPAMQVGPSDVIIEAAGAVIGQSRRIRIERFVYVVPAAYGQLALQDRYEVARLIGRINRAPQGSLAPCTVLLGPGRWGTSDPFLGIPVAFAEINRVSVLCEIVAMREHLVPDVSLGTHFLNELVETEMLYLAMFPQQGNNSLRAELFEKSPNRLVELVPGADRWTDAIQVVDASDIAGDDRAVFLDADAFTQKVVCYFQPLKR